The following are encoded together in the Oryzias melastigma strain HK-1 linkage group LG17, ASM292280v2, whole genome shotgun sequence genome:
- the LOC112147817 gene encoding protein shisa-like-2A, whose amino-acid sequence MSADCSSYYNTDGGFVEGFSCPKPGNAAFAVYCCGFNDVKYCCDDPNSFFPYEYSYMWWLSIGALVGLSIAAVVLLAFLITVCVLCYLFIATKPSRLDNGLPLRAPAADPSEGPSHVRVTSASGPQGFRKHLMSRKVDSDNEPSEPERLFQRCFTATVTGVKVESPS is encoded by the exons ATGAGCGCTGATTGCAGCAGTTACTACAACACGGACGGCGGGTTTGTGGAGGGCTTCTCCTGCCCCAAACCGGGGAATGCTGCGTTTGCGGTCTACTGCTGCGGATTTAACGATGTCAAGTACTGCTGTGATGACCCCAACAGCTTCTTCCCCTACGAGTACAGCTACATGTGGTGGCTGAG TATCGGAGCTCTGGTGGGTCTATCAATCGCTGCAGTTGTGCTTCTTGCGTTCCTCATCACTGTGTGTGTCCTCTGCTACCTCTTCATCGCCACCAAACCCAGTCGCCTCGACAATGGCCTCCCCCTGAGAGCACCAG CGGCGGACCCCAGCGAAGGACCCAGCCATGTAAGAGTAACCAGTGCCTCTGGACCACAGGGATTCAGAAAACACCTGATGAGTCGAAAAGTGGACTCCGATAACGAACCGTCAGAGCCCGAGCGCCTATTCCAGAGGTGCTTCACCGCCACAGTTACTGGAGTGAAAGTGGAAAGTCCTTCTTAG